The following proteins are co-located in the Solanum pennellii chromosome 1, SPENNV200 genome:
- the LOC107026275 gene encoding putative inactive methylesterase 20 yields the protein MFSSNIKSISHFRHRKRVILQRSKVKNNFNGLNLFGVQKTNNNVASLSLITTMCSLKTPSQAKGEKSLSQPKDKKHFVLLHTGCHGPWCWYKIVELMKSSGHNVTALDLDGSGSNAKQAIETTSFSDYLSPLMKFMASLPADEKIVLVGHS from the coding sequence ATGTTCAGCAGCAATATTAAGTCCATCAGCCATTTTAGGCACAGGAAGAGAGTTATTCTACAAAGAAGCAAAGTGAAGAACAACTTTAATGGATTGAACTTATTTGGAGTTCAAAAGACAAATAACAATGTTGCATCATTAAGCCTCATCACTACTATGTGCTCATTGAAAACCCCATCACAAGCCAAAGGTGAAAAAAGCTTGTCACAACCCAAAGATAAGAAGCACTTTGTGCTGCTTCATACTGGATGTCATGGACCCTGGTGTTGGtataaaattgtagaattgatGAAATCTTCAGGGCATAATGTTACAGCTCTTGACTTGGATGGTTCAGGATCCAACGCGAAACAGGCCATTGAAACCACAAGTTTTTCTGATTATTTAAGTCCGCTAATGAAGTTCATGGCTTCACTTCCTGCTGATGAAAAAATAGTTCTTGTTGGTCATAGCTga